Proteins from one Ipomoea triloba cultivar NCNSP0323 chromosome 1, ASM357664v1 genomic window:
- the LOC115998961 gene encoding uncharacterized protein LOC115998961, whose product MAKRGKKRHGMYGAGRRNVKCDTKYSKFEKISTQVDDDYMLYLETLDSSQESGFEREDSMDHNDVNDNDVDPQYRIFLDNTVQKGTAYVTTLEENGLPLILHYEKEEVISSDERNDVHRIKVKKTRKGGDGKDLEDLKVKSNVERPRILRSHVRNCEKSVLEPLNPVSMGRRQPMSGKQHKYNMKNNSDKEQRSSSAGAEEKYLDKDYFLFLQCLQCEGYTLKALFPDNQHVEYDRDDSGDVEVLDIDSFTFCNGGSFNPCVPSTDYCEVGNTLYEDSQFRQEITSILRRPYDQAEFEKLLQDVKVQKPMDRNLELRHGRERRCPSNRIGKSYLDHFDDFNIKLEEVSPDKHKMLNILRGFFFWLQNMTKERAFKPWEDPKCLAVMPGSC is encoded by the exons atggcgaAACGGGGGAAGAAGAGGCATGGTATGTATGGTGCAGGACGTAGGAATGTGAAGTGTGATACCAAGTATTCCAAGTTTGAGAAAATCTCAACACAGGTGGATGATGATTATATGTTGTATTTAGAAACCCTGGACAGTAGCCAAGAAAGTGGCTTTGAGAGGGAAGATAGTATGGATCATAATGATGTCAATGATAATGATGTTGACCCTCAGTATAGGATCTTTTTGGATAATACTGTACAAAAAGGGACAGCGTATGTGACTACACTTGAGGAGAATGGATTGCCCTTAATTCTGCACtatgaaaaagaagaagtcatatCTAGTGATGAGCGGAATGATGTTCATAGGATAAAAGTGAAGAAGACTAGGAAAGGAGGTGATGGAAAAGATTTAGAGGATCTTAAGGTAAAGAGCAATGTGGAAAGACCAAGAATTTTAAGGAGTCATGTGAGGAATTGTGAAAAATCAGTGCTTGAACCATTGAATCCTGTTTCTATGGGGAGAAGGCAGCCTATGTCTGGGAAACAACACAAGTATAATATGAAGAATAACTCAGATAAAGAGCAGAGATCTTCAAGTGCAGGCGCTGAGGAAAAATATCTAGACAAagattattttcttttcctgCAATGCTTGCAATGTGAAGGATACACCTTGAAGGCTTTATTTCCAGATAACCAGCATGTGGAATATGATCGTGATGATTCTGGAGATGTTGAAGTCCTTGATATTGATTCCTTTACATTTTGCAATGGGGGAAGCTTCAATCCATGTGTCCCTTCAACAGATTATTGCGAG GTGGGCAACACACTGTATGAAGACTCTCAATTTAGACAGGAGATAACCAGTATTCTTAGGAGGCCCTATGACCAAGCAGAGTTTGAAAAGCTTTTGCAAGATGTCAAAGTTCAAAAGCCAATGGATAGAAATTTGGAGTTACGCCATGGGAGAGAGAGACGCTGCCCATCAAATAGAATTGGAAAATCTTATCTTGATCACTTTGATG ATTTTAACATCAAACTTGAAGAAGTGAGCCCTGACAAACATAAAATGTTGAACATCTTGCGTGGATTTTTCTTTTGGCTACAG AATATGACTAAGGAACGAGCGTTCAAGCCTTGGGAGGACCCAAAATGCCTTGCTGTTATGCCTGGATCTTGCTAG